One genomic region from Dermacentor variabilis isolate Ectoservices chromosome 6, ASM5094787v1, whole genome shotgun sequence encodes:
- the LOC142586043 gene encoding uncharacterized protein LOC142586043 isoform X1, whose protein sequence is MQLTQCGEEVQLSDWLSLELHLAQDIWSDIYFDLPCIHQGRHYACSKGVPHHSSQENPAQISHACLYLVFCGLKLSLSRRHTELLPKPASSCKFQKPCRAALQTDASDYSSPMLASTCTLSLTS, encoded by the exons atgcagttaacacaatgtggggaagaagtgcaatTGTCAGATTGGTTatcattggagctgcatttagcacag GATATATGGTCTGACATTTACTTTGACTTACCCTGCATCCATcaaggtaggcattacgcttgttccaaag GAGTTCCTCATCACTCAAGCCAAGAAAATCCTGCTCAGATATCACACGcctgcttgtatttagtgttctgtgggctgaaattgtcactgtcGCGTCGCCATACTG AGCTTCTACCAAAACCGGCATCTAGCTGCAAATTCCAAAAGCCTTGTAGGGCTGCTTTGCAGACTGATGCTAGTGATTATTCATCACCAATGCTGGCGTCCACCTGCACACTCTCACTGACGTCCTAG
- the LOC142586043 gene encoding uncharacterized protein LOC142586043 isoform X2, translating to MQLTQCGEEVQLSDWLSLELHLAQDIWSDIYFDLPCIHQGRHYACSKGVPHHSSQENPAQISHACLYLVFCGLKLSLSRRHTGSQWPDKMRHTP from the exons atgcagttaacacaatgtggggaagaagtgcaatTGTCAGATTGGTTatcattggagctgcatttagcacag GATATATGGTCTGACATTTACTTTGACTTACCCTGCATCCATcaaggtaggcattacgcttgttccaaag GAGTTCCTCATCACTCAAGCCAAGAAAATCCTGCTCAGATATCACACGcctgcttgtatttagtgttctgtgggctgaaattgtcactgtcGCGTCGCCATACTG GGTCACAGTGGCCAGACAAGATGAGGCACACACCTTGA